The following proteins are co-located in the Candidatus Deferrimicrobiaceae bacterium genome:
- a CDS encoding dihydrofolate reductase family protein, translated as MTLLAPLECLFDTDHGNDLPLPPELSALYGPLNFPVREGRPYVIGNFVTTLDGVASLSVPGQTGGGVISGANPHDRMVMGLLRSIADAVIVGAGTLRSVPNHLWTAESICPSLSGAYRELRAALGKSEPPLNVIVTARGDIDPGLPVFRSGSVPVLVISTPEGVRRIRKQDLPAAVGISEAKSEGAIGAGAILAAVARVRPGNLFLVEGGPRLMGDFFEEKCLDELFLTIAPQVAGRDGSAERPGFVAGRRFAPEHPIWGTLAGVKRAGSHLFLRYAFTA; from the coding sequence ATGACGCTCTTGGCACCTCTGGAATGCCTCTTCGACACGGACCACGGCAACGACCTCCCGCTGCCCCCAGAGCTTTCGGCTCTCTATGGCCCTTTGAACTTCCCCGTTAGGGAAGGACGGCCATACGTCATCGGAAACTTCGTCACCACGCTCGACGGCGTCGCGTCGCTTTCCGTCCCGGGGCAAACCGGAGGGGGCGTCATCAGCGGCGCAAACCCCCACGACCGGATGGTCATGGGCCTGTTGCGGTCGATCGCCGATGCGGTGATCGTGGGCGCCGGCACGCTTCGTTCCGTGCCGAACCACCTCTGGACCGCGGAGTCCATCTGCCCGAGCCTTTCCGGCGCGTACCGTGAGCTTCGGGCCGCATTGGGAAAAAGCGAGCCGCCGTTGAACGTCATCGTCACGGCGCGGGGTGACATCGACCCGGGACTTCCCGTGTTCCGCTCCGGCTCGGTCCCGGTCCTGGTCATTTCAACCCCGGAAGGCGTCCGCCGGATCCGCAAGCAAGATCTCCCCGCGGCCGTCGGCATCTCGGAAGCGAAGAGCGAGGGTGCGATCGGGGCCGGGGCCATCCTGGCCGCCGTCGCGCGGGTCCGCCCGGGAAACTTGTTTCTCGTGGAAGGCGGGCCGCGGCTCATGGGGGATTTCTTCGAAGAAAAATGCCTGGACGAGCTTTTCCTGACGATCGCCCCGCAGGTTGCCGGGCGGGATGGTTCCGCCGAGCGCCCGGGATTTGTCGCCGGGAGACGATTCGCCCCGGAGCATCCGATCTGGGGAACGCTCGCGGGCGTGAAGCGTGCCGGCAGCCACCTGTTCTTGAGGTATGCGTTTACTGCATAG
- a CDS encoding TolC family protein, whose translation MCKTVIGKKSRVLAVIFAIILLTVGPGHGIAAPADVEKVSLTRGAAIEMALRKNIDLKVETLGSSMAGTDVARSRSIYDPIFSVSAGGGVSAVTGEPFFLTRSSTSSIGLTQNLSTGGSIGVSTQAGFTTANAGSTGPSTTDWQSSAGLTLTQPILKNAGRKTTELSITLASNTLRDSHERLRFIVTDTALAVITSYNHLYALRETLESRRAALNSAQAFLNELNKKTGPLQRMDIANAEFSTAQRRKDLVDAERNVRDQEAGLRYLIGMESKAQLIPVDPPSRNEPQETEEQAVKAALAFRTDLKQLRLALTTSELQEQVARHQTLPELTLTGSGGISGTGPNLDNSFRQLGNHPAHFWSAGMQFSVPLGNTAAKNDFRKSKIRTRQVQTQIEALAWKIQNEVEADMRALISARLQLQMTDRSREFAELRLDEYRKNNRLGTATVQDVINAENDQTTARNAQMDATEAFSNAVAKLWRDTGVLLERLDVPVAITQPAGP comes from the coding sequence ATGTGCAAAACGGTGATCGGGAAAAAGTCACGCGTGCTGGCCGTCATTTTCGCAATCATCCTCCTGACGGTCGGACCGGGCCACGGCATCGCCGCCCCGGCGGATGTCGAAAAGGTATCGCTGACCCGGGGGGCCGCCATAGAGATGGCCCTCCGCAAGAACATCGATCTGAAGGTCGAGACGCTCGGGTCGTCCATGGCGGGGACGGACGTTGCGCGGAGCCGCAGCATCTATGACCCCATCTTCAGCGTCTCGGCCGGGGGCGGCGTGTCGGCGGTTACGGGAGAGCCGTTCTTCCTGACCAGGAGTTCGACTTCCTCCATCGGTTTGACCCAGAACCTTTCCACGGGGGGCAGCATCGGCGTTTCGACCCAGGCCGGCTTTACGACCGCCAATGCCGGATCCACCGGGCCATCCACGACCGATTGGCAGTCCTCGGCGGGGCTCACCCTCACTCAGCCGATCCTGAAAAATGCGGGCAGGAAAACGACGGAGCTCAGTATCACCCTGGCCTCCAACACGCTCAGGGATTCCCATGAACGATTGCGTTTTATCGTGACCGACACCGCTCTCGCCGTCATCACCTCATACAATCACCTGTACGCCTTGCGGGAGACGCTCGAGTCCAGAAGGGCCGCCTTGAACTCGGCACAGGCTTTTCTGAACGAATTGAACAAGAAAACGGGCCCGCTCCAGCGGATGGATATCGCCAACGCGGAATTCTCCACCGCCCAGCGGCGGAAGGACCTCGTAGATGCGGAGCGAAACGTCAGGGACCAGGAGGCAGGCCTCCGGTACCTGATCGGCATGGAGTCGAAGGCGCAACTCATCCCCGTCGATCCTCCCTCCCGGAATGAGCCCCAGGAAACGGAAGAGCAGGCGGTCAAGGCGGCGCTGGCGTTTCGGACCGACCTGAAGCAGCTCAGGCTGGCGTTGACGACGAGCGAGCTTCAAGAGCAGGTTGCGAGGCACCAGACGTTGCCGGAACTCACCTTGACGGGAAGCGGAGGGATCAGCGGAACGGGCCCCAACCTCGACAACAGCTTCCGGCAGCTGGGAAACCATCCGGCGCATTTCTGGTCGGCGGGCATGCAATTTTCCGTTCCGCTGGGCAACACCGCCGCGAAGAACGATTTTCGCAAAAGCAAAATCAGGACAAGGCAGGTGCAGACCCAGATCGAGGCTCTTGCGTGGAAGATCCAGAACGAGGTCGAGGCGGACATGCGCGCCCTGATTTCCGCGCGGCTTCAGCTGCAGATGACCGACCGGTCGCGGGAATTCGCCGAGTTGCGCCTGGATGAGTACCGCAAGAACAACCGGCTCGGAACAGCCACGGTTCAAGACGTGATCAACGCGGAAAACGACCAGACCACAGCCCGCAATGCACAGATGGACGCGACGGAGGCATTTTCCAACGCCGTGGCGAAGCTCTGGAGAGACACGGGGGTGCTCCTCGAACGCCTGGACGTGCCCGTCGCAATCACACAACCGGCGGGTCCCTAG
- a CDS encoding DUF1059 domain-containing protein, translating into MSKILSCRDLVTGCTAVFRGVTEEDVIKQEIEHSRSAHHLGEVPKSLERKMHRLVQDDRKG; encoded by the coding sequence ATGTCGAAAATCCTGAGCTGCAGGGACTTGGTGACCGGTTGCACGGCCGTGTTCCGGGGCGTGACCGAGGAGGATGTGATCAAGCAGGAAATCGAGCACTCCCGGTCGGCTCACCATCTGGGGGAAGTCCCGAAGAGCCTGGAAAGGAAGATGCATCGCCTGGTCCAGGACGACCGGAAGGGGTAG
- a CDS encoding Rrf2 family transcriptional regulator yields MASSMYGAGAEYALHSLLNLAARKEPTSVRDLAGFQGIPERFLAKLFSRLRKAGIVAGTEGIAGGFVLARSPERVTFLDVLEAVDPRRTLFECAEIRRHCDLFEGAPPKWATKGMCRIHAFMNEAEQALKAHLASKTLADLMAEFERKAPAAFAEEAALWFRHHTERRTRRQGAAPAPTDQITKRRRS; encoded by the coding sequence ATGGCGTCATCGATGTACGGGGCAGGCGCCGAATACGCGCTCCACTCCCTGCTCAACCTGGCCGCCCGGAAGGAGCCGACCAGCGTGCGCGACCTCGCCGGCTTCCAGGGCATCCCCGAGCGCTTCCTCGCCAAGCTGTTCTCGAGATTACGGAAGGCCGGGATCGTGGCGGGGACGGAGGGGATCGCCGGCGGCTTCGTGCTCGCGCGCTCGCCGGAACGGGTCACCTTCCTCGATGTGCTCGAGGCGGTCGATCCTCGCCGGACGCTGTTCGAGTGCGCAGAGATCCGGCGCCACTGCGACCTGTTCGAGGGAGCCCCGCCGAAGTGGGCGACAAAGGGCATGTGCCGCATCCATGCGTTCATGAACGAGGCCGAGCAGGCGCTCAAGGCTCACCTGGCGTCGAAGACGCTCGCCGACCTGATGGCCGAGTTCGAACGAAAGGCACCCGCGGCGTTCGCGGAGGAGGCAGCGCTCTGGTTCCGGCACCATACGGAACGACGCACCAGGCGGCAGGGGGCAGCCCCTGCCCCGACCGACCAAATCACGAAGAGGAGGAGATCATGA
- a CDS encoding SRPBCC family protein — MKTTGFSYVTYISSTPEAVWNALLDKETTRKYWEHANVSDWRPGSRWEHRDLENKEKLDIVGKVVEFIPPRRLVLSWVDPADEARAEKYSRVAIEIEPTAGVTRLSVVHDDLEPDSDMLKGISEGWPMVLSSLKTLLETGRALPSLWMRDAA; from the coding sequence ATGAAAACAACCGGCTTTTCATACGTGACTTATATCTCGTCGACGCCCGAGGCGGTGTGGAACGCGCTTCTCGACAAGGAGACGACCAGGAAGTATTGGGAACATGCGAATGTCTCGGATTGGCGCCCCGGCTCGAGATGGGAGCATCGCGACCTCGAGAACAAGGAGAAGCTCGACATCGTCGGGAAGGTCGTGGAGTTCATCCCGCCCCGGCGGCTGGTCCTGTCCTGGGTGGACCCGGCCGACGAAGCCCGTGCGGAGAAATACTCCCGGGTCGCGATCGAGATCGAGCCGACCGCCGGCGTCACCCGCCTGTCGGTCGTACACGACGACCTCGAACCGGACTCGGATATGTTGAAAGGAATCTCGGAGGGGTGGCCGATGGTCCTTTCAAGCCTGAAGACGCTGCTCGAAACGGGACGGGCGCTCCCCAGCCTCTGGATGCGAGACGCCGCGTGA
- a CDS encoding trypsin-like peptidase domain-containing protein, with product MRVEKFEGGCEVDPSSRSDIALLDAYSRAVITVSEAVSPTVVSLAAIAEDRRDRMGELGGGSGVLVAPDGYILTNAHVVAGGTRFEVTLKDGTHISAMPVGKDPADDLALVRAEESGLPYATLGDSDRLHPGQLVIAIGNPFGFQSTVSTGVVSSLGRALRSRDGRLIENVIQHTAPLNPGNSGGPLVDSSGHVVGINTAIIASAQGIGFAIPSNIARTVVSELLTHGRVRRGYMGFSGRVRRIDRRIVRYYNLQLDTGVEVVVLDLEGPAAAAGIHTGDIVVLLGDKGVGDMDAIQRALGNESVYTTISLTVIRGTELLSVEVRVAEASG from the coding sequence ATGCGGGTTGAAAAATTCGAAGGAGGGTGCGAAGTCGATCCGTCCAGCCGGTCGGACATCGCGTTGCTCGACGCCTATTCCCGCGCGGTCATCACCGTCTCGGAGGCGGTTTCGCCGACAGTCGTCAGCCTGGCGGCGATCGCCGAGGACCGGCGGGACCGGATGGGGGAGCTTGGCGGCGGCTCCGGCGTGCTCGTTGCGCCCGACGGATACATTCTGACGAACGCCCATGTCGTCGCCGGCGGCACCCGCTTCGAGGTCACGCTCAAGGACGGCACACACATTTCCGCGATGCCCGTGGGCAAGGATCCCGCCGACGACCTCGCCCTGGTTCGGGCCGAGGAGTCGGGACTCCCCTACGCGACGCTGGGCGATTCCGACCGGTTGCACCCCGGCCAACTCGTCATCGCCATCGGGAACCCGTTCGGCTTCCAATCCACGGTCTCGACCGGGGTCGTCAGCTCGCTCGGTCGCGCCCTCCGGAGCCGGGATGGGCGGCTGATCGAGAACGTCATCCAGCACACCGCGCCGCTCAACCCGGGAAACTCGGGCGGCCCGCTGGTCGATTCGAGCGGCCATGTCGTCGGCATCAACACGGCGATCATCGCCTCCGCCCAGGGAATCGGCTTCGCGATCCCTTCGAACATCGCAAGGACGGTCGTGTCGGAGTTGCTGACGCACGGCCGCGTGCGGCGGGGATACATGGGTTTCTCCGGCCGGGTACGCCGGATCGACCGCCGGATCGTCCGCTACTACAACCTGCAGCTGGACACGGGCGTCGAAGTCGTGGTGCTCGATCTCGAAGGGCCTGCCGCCGCCGCGGGGATCCACACCGGGGACATCGTCGTCCTCCTCGGCGACAAGGGCGTCGGGGACATGGACGCGATCCAGCGCGCGCTCGGCAACGAATCGGTCTACACCACGATCTCCCTGACGGTGATCCGCGGAACGGAACTGCTTTCCGTCGAAGTGCGCGTCGCGGAGGCGTCGGGGTAG
- a CDS encoding alpha/beta hydrolase produces MLAGFSDSADVDRPFDFGQSAEDAVGLLRYLGIGKADFLGYSNGGHIAIEIALRHPEAVRKLVVESAMFDRGGSDPGFWRGFESAKLADMPAELSEAYLKTAPRPQDLPVFFNKSVARMRAFKGWTRDEIRSILAPTLVLVGDRDIVRPEHAVEMVRLLPHARLAVLPDTDHMAIVDRAGLVCPIVESFLDAPIPK; encoded by the coding sequence ATGCTGGCCGGTTTTTCGGACTCCGCGGACGTGGACCGCCCGTTCGATTTCGGACAATCGGCCGAGGACGCCGTCGGGCTGCTCCGCTATCTCGGAATCGGGAAGGCCGACTTCCTCGGATACAGCAACGGGGGGCATATCGCGATCGAAATCGCACTGCGGCACCCGGAGGCAGTCCGGAAGCTCGTCGTCGAGTCGGCCATGTTCGACCGGGGGGGGAGCGACCCCGGATTCTGGAGGGGATTCGAAAGCGCGAAGCTTGCGGACATGCCGGCGGAGCTTTCGGAGGCCTATCTCAAGACGGCGCCGCGGCCGCAGGACCTTCCGGTCTTCTTCAACAAGAGCGTGGCACGGATGCGCGCCTTCAAGGGGTGGACGCGCGACGAGATCCGGTCGATCCTTGCCCCGACGCTGGTCCTGGTCGGCGACCGGGACATCGTGCGGCCCGAGCACGCCGTCGAGATGGTCCGGCTGCTCCCGCACGCCCGCCTCGCCGTGCTGCCGGACACCGACCACATGGCGATCGTCGACCGCGCGGGCCTGGTCTGCCCGATCGTCGAATCGTTCCTCGACGCGCCGATTCCCAAATGA
- a CDS encoding cytochrome c produces MLKKSKKLISVCGIAALLVTGVISAGFADSEKDDLYGRKERKEHTYRPTTKPPVPAPAPKPTPAPVPAPAPKPTPAPTPTPAPVPAPAPAPGAALYTQYCAGCHGTSKRSSSVALIQAGIAGNIGGMGYLSLLTPAQILAISLY; encoded by the coding sequence ATGTTGAAGAAGTCGAAGAAGCTTATTTCCGTATGCGGCATCGCCGCCCTTCTCGTGACGGGTGTCATTTCAGCCGGTTTTGCCGATTCCGAGAAGGATGACCTCTACGGTCGCAAAGAAAGAAAGGAACATACGTACCGTCCGACCACGAAGCCGCCGGTCCCGGCGCCTGCTCCGAAGCCGACCCCCGCACCGGTCCCGGCGCCTGCTCCGAAGCCGACCCCTGCTCCCACACCGACGCCGGCCCCGGTTCCTGCTCCGGCGCCTGCCCCGGGCGCCGCGCTGTACACTCAGTACTGCGCCGGTTGCCACGGGACCAGCAAGCGCAGCAGCTCCGTAGCGCTGATCCAGGCCGGAATCGCCGGCAACATCGGCGGAATGGGCTACCTCAGCCTCCTGACCCCCGCGCAGATCCTCGCCATTTCCCTGTACTGA
- a CDS encoding SBBP repeat-containing protein, translating into MPHWDSYEVTRSLYDGRTHWGVGRFDTRTYYPQVGGGGYDAFLAKYDTDGNRTWGQLLGGAGDEAAYGVASNGDNAVYVVGTTNSPVMDNLVGAGGNDAFIARFDAAGNRLWTRLLGGSGDEVARHVAIGSGGDVFVAGSTTSSVLDNQAGAGGSDTFLVKYDNLGNRVWTRLLGGAGDEVVRDLKIDGSGNIYIIGSTTSSVLDNQTAAGGSDAFLAKYDANGNRVWARVFGGAGDDGALGLTIDGAGNAYIGGYSYSYRLDGWLNTTSYGNDNVTADAFLAKYDSGGNLAWSRLLGSYSNNFGVGLSMETNGAVTLAGLTGCDSLTRSGDYTPISGDIHFWASFDPTGGLLGISSMEEF; encoded by the coding sequence ATGCCTCATTGGGATTCGTATGAGGTCACCCGATCCCTGTATGACGGCCGCACCCACTGGGGGGTCGGCCGCTTCGACACCCGAACATACTACCCGCAGGTCGGTGGCGGGGGGTACGACGCTTTCCTTGCAAAGTACGACACGGACGGGAACCGGACCTGGGGACAGCTCCTCGGCGGTGCGGGAGACGAGGCTGCGTACGGCGTTGCCAGCAACGGGGACAACGCGGTCTACGTCGTCGGCACGACGAACTCTCCCGTGATGGACAATCTGGTCGGGGCGGGAGGGAACGACGCATTCATCGCCAGATTCGATGCCGCCGGAAACCGGCTCTGGACACGATTGCTGGGCGGAAGCGGAGACGAAGTGGCAAGGCATGTCGCCATCGGAAGCGGCGGGGACGTCTTCGTCGCGGGCTCCACGACCTCTTCAGTCCTGGACAACCAAGCCGGTGCCGGCGGAAGTGATACCTTCCTGGTGAAGTACGACAACCTTGGCAACCGGGTCTGGACGAGGCTCTTGGGAGGGGCAGGCGACGAGGTGGTACGTGACCTGAAGATCGATGGGAGCGGGAACATCTACATCATCGGCTCCACGACCTCTTCCGTGCTGGACAACCAGACTGCTGCGGGCGGAAGCGACGCCTTTCTCGCCAAGTACGACGCCAACGGCAATCGGGTCTGGGCGCGGGTTTTCGGGGGGGCGGGCGACGATGGTGCCCTGGGGCTCACGATCGATGGCGCGGGAAACGCCTACATCGGGGGCTACAGCTACTCCTACCGGCTCGATGGCTGGCTGAACACTACTTCCTATGGGAACGACAACGTGACCGCCGACGCCTTCCTGGCCAAGTATGATTCCGGCGGGAACCTTGCCTGGAGCCGTTTGCTCGGGTCCTACTCCAACAACTTCGGCGTGGGGCTGAGCATGGAAACGAATGGGGCTGTCACCCTGGCCGGCTTGACGGGGTGCGACTCCTTGACCAGGTCAGGGGATTACACCCCGATCTCCGGCGATATCCACTTTTGGGCCAGCTTTGATCCGACCGGGGGATTGCTCGGTATCTCGTCGATGGAAGAATTCTAG
- a CDS encoding aldo/keto reductase: MEYRRLGNSGLVVSRICLGCMSYGDPDATVEGSPMRWEWAIREEGAKPFFRRAIELGITFFDTANVYSYGASEEITGRALREFAKREDVVIATKVWGVMRPGPNGGGLSRKTILNEIDASLRRLGTDYVDLYQIHRWDPAVPIEETMEALNDVVRAGKARYIGASSMFAWQFAKAQHVAERNGWTRFVSMQNHYNLLYREEEREMIPQCLDMGVGLIPWSPLARGFLARGLSEASTRRSETDRFSKTVYGPTAESDEKVIAAVDALAKQRGVPNAEIALAWLLRENLVAAPIVGATKMEHLETAVKALDVRLSEEESAALEAPYVPHPVAGHG; encoded by the coding sequence ATGGAATACCGTCGACTCGGAAACAGCGGTCTGGTCGTGTCCCGCATCTGTCTCGGTTGCATGAGCTACGGCGACCCCGACGCGACGGTCGAGGGCTCTCCCATGCGGTGGGAGTGGGCGATTCGGGAGGAGGGGGCGAAGCCGTTCTTCCGGCGGGCGATCGAGCTCGGGATCACCTTCTTCGACACGGCGAACGTTTATTCCTACGGTGCGAGCGAGGAGATCACCGGTCGCGCCCTGCGCGAGTTCGCCAAGCGCGAGGACGTGGTCATCGCGACCAAGGTGTGGGGCGTCATGCGCCCCGGCCCCAACGGCGGCGGGCTTTCACGAAAAACCATCCTGAACGAGATCGACGCGAGCCTGCGCCGCCTCGGCACCGATTATGTCGACCTTTACCAGATCCACCGGTGGGATCCGGCCGTGCCGATCGAGGAGACGATGGAGGCGCTCAACGACGTCGTGCGCGCGGGCAAGGCGCGCTACATCGGCGCCTCGTCGATGTTCGCCTGGCAGTTCGCGAAGGCGCAGCACGTTGCGGAACGGAACGGCTGGACGCGCTTCGTCTCGATGCAGAACCATTACAACCTGCTCTACCGGGAAGAGGAGCGGGAGATGATCCCGCAGTGCCTCGACATGGGCGTCGGGCTGATCCCGTGGAGCCCGCTCGCGCGCGGTTTTTTGGCGCGCGGCCTCTCGGAGGCGTCGACGCGGCGCTCGGAGACCGACCGCTTCTCGAAGACGGTCTACGGCCCGACGGCCGAATCCGACGAAAAGGTGATCGCCGCGGTCGATGCGCTGGCAAAGCAACGCGGTGTTCCCAACGCGGAGATCGCTCTGGCCTGGCTGCTGCGAGAGAATCTCGTGGCGGCGCCGATCGTCGGGGCGACGAAGATGGAGCACCTCGAGACCGCGGTGAAGGCGCTCGACGTGCGGCTTTCCGAAGAGGAGTCCGCCGCGCTCGAGGCGCCCTACGTTCCGCACCCGGTCGCCGGGCACGGCTGA
- a CDS encoding ankyrin repeat domain-containing protein: protein MRRRKVAACAALVAALLVSSSAHGRPMMPVPYEPPLTKAIREGDGEALQRFISNPSMLRIQATECSDHASPAAVAAAYGRIDVLKALVENGASVEGAECGGNTPLYEAADQGRIAIVRYLLSKGAAPSPPGNERHPVLLVAITGSLGFRGKPEEARDTIELARALLEAGADPSKADVWGVTPLFRAVRQADARLVRLLLAFGADPAAKNPQGKSALDLAKESRLDYIAALFRGDKPSRAPLPDPPLVVAVKASDMPGIKRIVDSATGLDARDDGGSSALLHAAARGNEAAAALLIKGGADPDIRNQGNATSLIYAASGGFPGIVEGLLSKGADVRARDFRGNTALHYAVQQDRPPVIALLAAAKADTEDPDDQGVTLLMVAADSGFTEAAKTLLDGGAKAGATDKEGRTALMHAAKAGNKGVADLLLAAGADADAKDKDGDTALKLAIDSGHADIADTLMGKSGAVPDRGALWGALSNQDVRLVETLLKKGVDPNSPRGETPLLTIAAGAYKEKLSLTRLMVEAGAHVNDAASDGKTALMEAACGSGDDSTDTLKYLLAHGADPKARDGKGRTAWRYAMESGHNRSAKALEAAGAPAEYESLAWDGIFFHGSDRNPASRPIESREAWAALWKGMGQEGEAPEIDFGRFAAAFVSLGPIEDAETEGIRFGAPVREGDTLIIPWSTHAYVIYDLFSTVPYAVKIVDRKGAGTIAVKSARNGHDRPEGATK, encoded by the coding sequence ATGAGACGCCGAAAGGTAGCCGCCTGCGCTGCGCTCGTCGCCGCGTTGCTCGTCTCCTCCTCCGCGCACGGGCGTCCGATGATGCCGGTACCGTACGAGCCGCCCCTCACGAAGGCGATCCGGGAGGGCGACGGCGAGGCGCTGCAGCGGTTCATCTCCAACCCGTCGATGCTACGGATTCAGGCGACGGAATGCAGCGACCATGCATCTCCCGCCGCGGTGGCGGCAGCGTACGGGCGGATCGATGTCCTGAAAGCGCTGGTCGAGAACGGCGCCTCGGTCGAAGGCGCCGAGTGCGGGGGCAACACCCCGTTGTACGAAGCCGCCGACCAGGGACGGATCGCCATCGTCCGCTACCTTCTCTCGAAAGGCGCCGCGCCGAGTCCCCCGGGAAATGAGCGTCACCCCGTGCTCCTGGTCGCCATCACCGGTTCCCTGGGATTCCGCGGGAAGCCGGAAGAGGCGCGGGACACGATCGAGCTGGCGCGCGCACTCCTGGAAGCGGGCGCCGACCCGTCCAAGGCCGACGTGTGGGGCGTCACGCCGCTCTTCCGCGCCGTCCGGCAGGCCGACGCGCGGCTCGTCCGACTCCTCCTGGCGTTCGGCGCCGATCCGGCTGCAAAAAATCCCCAGGGGAAAAGTGCCCTCGATCTCGCGAAAGAAAGCCGCCTCGACTATATCGCCGCGCTTTTCCGGGGCGATAAACCGTCCCGGGCCCCCCTGCCGGACCCGCCGCTCGTCGTGGCGGTCAAGGCCTCCGACATGCCCGGGATCAAGAGAATCGTCGACTCCGCGACAGGCCTCGACGCCCGCGACGATGGCGGCAGCAGCGCCCTCCTCCACGCGGCCGCTCGAGGGAACGAAGCCGCCGCAGCGCTTCTGATCAAAGGAGGAGCCGACCCGGACATCCGGAACCAGGGAAACGCCACATCGTTGATTTATGCCGCCTCCGGAGGTTTCCCAGGGATCGTGGAAGGGCTCCTCTCGAAAGGGGCCGACGTCCGCGCCCGGGATTTCCGGGGGAACACCGCGCTGCATTACGCGGTGCAACAGGATCGACCTCCGGTCATCGCCCTGCTTGCGGCGGCGAAGGCCGACACGGAGGATCCCGACGACCAGGGCGTCACGCTGCTCATGGTCGCCGCGGACAGCGGTTTTACGGAAGCGGCCAAGACGCTGCTGGACGGCGGCGCCAAGGCCGGTGCCACCGACAAGGAGGGTCGCACCGCCCTGATGCACGCCGCAAAGGCGGGGAACAAGGGCGTCGCCGACCTTCTGCTGGCCGCGGGCGCCGACGCCGATGCGAAGGACAAGGACGGCGATACCGCCCTGAAGCTCGCGATCGATTCCGGACATGCGGACATCGCGGACACCCTCATGGGAAAAAGCGGCGCGGTCCCCGATCGCGGGGCGCTGTGGGGCGCGCTGTCCAACCAGGACGTCCGGCTTGTCGAGACGCTCCTCAAGAAGGGCGTCGATCCCAACTCGCCGCGGGGGGAAACCCCGTTGCTGACGATCGCCGCCGGCGCCTACAAAGAGAAGCTGTCGCTCACCCGTCTGATGGTCGAGGCAGGCGCCCACGTGAATGATGCCGCCTCCGACGGGAAAACGGCGCTGATGGAGGCCGCCTGCGGGTCGGGGGATGATTCCACCGACACGCTGAAGTATCTCCTGGCCCACGGCGCCGACCCGAAAGCCCGCGACGGGAAGGGCCGAACTGCCTGGCGCTACGCGATGGAATCGGGACACAATCGGAGCGCGAAGGCGCTCGAGGCGGCCGGTGCCCCGGCGGAATACGAATCGCTGGCATGGGACGGAATCTTTTTTCACGGGAGCGACCGGAACCCCGCGTCTCGTCCGATCGAGAGCCGTGAGGCCTGGGCCGCCCTCTGGAAAGGGATGGGGCAGGAGGGCGAGGCGCCCGAGATCGATTTCGGCCGTTTTGCTGCGGCCTTCGTGTCGCTGGGCCCGATCGAGGACGCGGAGACGGAAGGTATCCGGTTCGGAGCCCCCGTGCGCGAAGGGGACACCCTCATCATCCCCTGGTCGACCCACGCCTACGTCATCTACGACCTCTTTTCCACCGTCCCTTATGCCGTGAAAATCGTCGATCGCAAGGGAGCCGGAACGATCGCCGTCAAGAGCGCGCGGAACGGGCACGACCGCCCGGAAGGAGCCACGAAGTGA
- a CDS encoding pyridoxamine 5'-phosphate oxidase family protein, translating into MNLPETLMEVLKHDGVVAIGTTGPEGQHMVNTWNSYIQVAGDGRLLIPAGYMQRTEANLATDPRVLVTLGSSKVRGKNAMGTGFLLEGTGVFVAEGPDFDVVKSRFKWARAALAITVASATQTL; encoded by the coding sequence ATGAATCTGCCTGAGACGTTGATGGAGGTCCTGAAACACGACGGCGTTGTCGCCATCGGGACGACGGGGCCGGAAGGCCAGCACATGGTGAACACCTGGAACAGCTACATCCAGGTCGCCGGAGACGGCCGCCTCCTGATCCCGGCCGGATACATGCAGCGGACCGAGGCCAACCTCGCCACCGACCCCCGGGTGCTCGTGACACTGGGCAGCAGCAAGGTCCGGGGGAAGAACGCGATGGGCACGGGCTTCCTGCTGGAAGGGACGGGCGTCTTCGTCGCCGAGGGGCCGGACTTCGACGTGGTTAAGTCACGATTCAAATGGGCCCGGGCCGCGCTGGCGATTACCGTCGCCTCCGCCACCCAGACGCTCTAG